Proteins encoded together in one Lathyrus oleraceus cultivar Zhongwan6 chromosome 5, CAAS_Psat_ZW6_1.0, whole genome shotgun sequence window:
- the LOC127083912 gene encoding uncharacterized protein LOC127083912, translating into MNILNKHTIGNDVGKAHVVHVDNIQNASPRNSTAEKGRVSSVSVSERRVDLDLKSDDVNVKTRLGNVKRDCRICHLSMDMNNQGEHESETPIELGCSCKDDLAAAHKQCAEIWFKIKGNKTCEICGSIASNVAGHGVEVEMTEQQNEVNDASMLPPTEPAAPSETRSFWRGQWFLNFILVCMIFAFVLCWLFHFNMLS; encoded by the exons ATGAACATTCTCAACAAACACACCATCGGAAATGATGTCGGAAAGGCTCACGTTGTTCACGTCGACAACATTCAAAATGCTTCTCCCCGGAACTCCACCGCCGAGAAAGGAAGAGTGTCGTCTGTATCTGTGTCCGAGCGTCGTGTAGATTTGGATCTGAAGAGCGATGATGTCAATGTCAAGACACGTTTGGGTAACGTTAAGAGGGATTGTAGAATTTGCCACCTCAGCATGGATATGAACAACCAAGGTGAACATGAATCTGAGACTCCCATTGAACTAGGATGTTCCTGTAAAGATGATTTGGCTGCTGCCCATAAACAATGTGCTGAAATATGGTTCAAGATCAAGGGTAACAA AACTTGTGAAATCTGTGGATCCATTGCTAGCAATGTAGCTGGTCATGGAGTTGAAGTTGAAATGACAGAACAACAGAATGAAGTTAATGATGCATCCATGCTACCACCAACTGAACCTGCTGCACCATCAGAAACTCGAAGTTTCTGGCGTGGGCAATGGTTCTTGAATTTCATCCTTGTCTGTATGATCTTTGCCTTTGTCCTATGCTGGCTTTTTCACTTCAATATGCTTTCTTGA